A single window of Pseudanabaena sp. BC1403 DNA harbors:
- a CDS encoding J domain-containing protein, producing MHLSECYRLLGVPRNATLDDIKVAYRRLARKYHPDVNQNDPTTTDKFRLVQEAYKMLKDSDKEDLSKELFAKKEAANATRSQPAPPPPKTPNKPPQPHPKIKIEVKQVNNQVDPINSDPELKLKLDMLRRVQDLLKQKKYVVAIAVVEGMSERFPNSPEVIHWKAVTYHRWSSELILVGKLREAEIYLNKALNTDPKNRELSFEVKRDLERVQLLKTKN from the coding sequence ATGCACTTATCCGAATGCTATCGACTCTTAGGAGTTCCCCGCAATGCCACCTTAGATGACATTAAGGTTGCCTATCGTCGTCTGGCACGGAAGTATCACCCTGATGTTAATCAGAATGATCCCACGACAACGGATAAGTTTCGGCTAGTGCAGGAAGCTTACAAAATGCTCAAAGATTCAGACAAAGAGGATTTGAGTAAGGAGCTATTTGCTAAAAAAGAAGCTGCTAATGCAACGCGATCGCAACCTGCACCACCACCACCCAAAACTCCCAACAAACCACCTCAGCCTCACCCAAAAATCAAGATAGAGGTGAAACAAGTCAATAATCAAGTTGATCCAATCAATAGCGATCCAGAACTGAAGCTCAAATTGGATATGTTACGGCGTGTACAGGATTTGCTGAAGCAAAAAAAATATGTCGTTGCGATCGCTGTTGTAGAAGGTATGAGCGAAAGATTTCCCAATTCCCCAGAAGTAATCCATTGGAAGGCTGTAACTTACCATCGATGGAGTAGTGAATTAATTTTGGTTGGCAAATTACGCGAAGCAGAAATCTATCTCAATAAAGCACTAAATACTGATCCTAAAAATCGTGAACTTAGTTTTGAAGTGAAGCGAGACTTAGAGAGAGTCCAATTACTAAAAACAAAAAATTAA
- a CDS encoding PspA/IM30 family protein, with protein sequence MGLPERIIMVLKSNLNAIVSAAEDPEKILEQLIFDMQEDLVQLRQAVAQAIASLKIQEQQYNQSTTQAQEWEKRAMLAIQKGDDALAKEALSRKKTHTEAANALKAGLQLQTGQVELLKKNLTAIAGKIAEAKSKKELLKVRLQTSKSQEKLNNILGSVNTNSAEATFARMEEKILKAEALASATAELNADELGSKFAQLESGSDIDDELAALKARIMIVSSASQSALPPSDAT encoded by the coding sequence ATGGGATTACCTGAACGCATTATTATGGTGCTCAAGTCCAATCTAAATGCAATTGTCTCTGCTGCCGAAGACCCTGAAAAGATTCTGGAGCAATTGATCTTTGACATGCAAGAAGATTTGGTGCAATTGCGTCAGGCTGTTGCGCAGGCGATCGCATCATTAAAAATCCAAGAGCAGCAATACAACCAGAGTACAACACAAGCTCAAGAATGGGAAAAACGAGCAATGTTGGCTATCCAAAAAGGGGATGATGCCCTAGCTAAGGAAGCGCTCAGCCGTAAAAAGACTCACACTGAAGCAGCGAATGCTCTAAAAGCAGGATTACAACTACAAACAGGGCAAGTGGAGTTGCTTAAGAAAAATCTAACTGCGATCGCAGGTAAGATTGCTGAAGCTAAATCTAAGAAAGAATTGCTTAAAGTCCGTTTACAAACAAGTAAGTCTCAAGAAAAGCTCAACAATATATTGGGCAGTGTAAATACTAATTCGGCAGAAGCTACTTTTGCCCGTATGGAAGAGAAGATTTTAAAAGCGGAAGCTTTGGCAAGTGCTACTGCTGAGCTTAATGCTGATGAACTAGGCTCTAAGTTTGCACAGCTAGAATCAGGTAGTGATATTGATGACGAATTAGCGGCGCTCAAAGCCAGAATAATGATCGTCAGTTCTGCTTCTCAGAGTGCTTTGCCACCATCTGATGCTACTTAG
- the arfB gene encoding alternative ribosome rescue aminoacyl-tRNA hydrolase ArfB has protein sequence MLQISKHKSIAIDEISITAIRSQGAGGQNVNKVSTAIHLRFDINASSLSPIYKERLLSLNDRRITKDGILIIKAQQHRTQEQNKEDALKRLQLLIQSVAIVPTKRKPTKPSRSAQNRRIDNKTKRGEIKALRGNITE, from the coding sequence ATGCTCCAAATCTCAAAACACAAGTCTATTGCGATCGACGAAATTAGTATTACTGCCATCCGATCTCAAGGTGCAGGCGGTCAAAACGTTAATAAAGTTTCGACAGCGATTCATCTGCGTTTTGATATTAATGCATCTTCCTTATCACCTATCTACAAAGAACGCCTACTCAGCCTAAACGATCGACGTATCACCAAAGATGGCATTCTGATCATTAAGGCACAACAACATCGTACTCAAGAGCAAAATAAAGAAGATGCTCTAAAACGTCTTCAGTTGTTAATCCAAAGCGTTGCGATCGTCCCAACTAAACGTAAACCAACAAAACCATCACGAAGTGCTCAAAATCGACGGATTGATAATAAAACTAAGCGCGGTGAAATTAAGGCTTTAAGAGGTAACATTACCGAGTAG
- the rseP gene encoding RIP metalloprotease RseP, with the protein MSALPAIAVLAILILVHELGHFMAARLQGIHVNRFSIGFGPVLWKYQGKQTEYALRAIPLGGYVGFPDDDEESDIPTDDPNLMKNRPIMDRAIVISAGVIANFVFSYLVLLVMTLSVGIGTVDQPGVRITKILEPNAPAAISGLQAGDIVLSANGTNFDTSLTTLDRFQTLISKNANQNVDLQVMRDGKLLQVPILPDGESGKGRIGVRLDFTGKPHRRAVNNLAEAFDNATQSFERLVVMTVQGLKQLATNFQNTASQLSGPVAIVAMGSELVKSDASALFDFTAIISINLAIINILPLPALDGGQLVFLLIEALRGGKPLPEELQNNVMQGGLVILLGLGVVMIFKDSFNLLQQSGLSPL; encoded by the coding sequence ATGTCCGCCTTGCCTGCAATTGCCGTTCTTGCGATTCTGATTTTGGTACACGAACTCGGTCACTTTATGGCGGCTCGTTTACAGGGCATTCACGTCAATCGATTTTCGATTGGGTTTGGGCCTGTGCTATGGAAATATCAAGGCAAACAAACAGAATATGCGCTCCGAGCAATTCCCCTTGGCGGCTATGTTGGTTTTCCTGATGACGATGAAGAGAGCGACATTCCTACTGACGATCCCAATTTGATGAAAAATCGTCCGATTATGGATCGAGCGATCGTCATCAGCGCAGGCGTAATTGCCAATTTTGTCTTTTCTTACTTAGTCTTATTAGTAATGACCTTAAGTGTTGGCATCGGCACTGTCGATCAACCAGGGGTAAGAATTACAAAAATCCTTGAGCCAAACGCACCCGCAGCAATTTCTGGTTTGCAAGCTGGCGATATCGTCCTCTCAGCAAATGGGACAAACTTTGATACTAGCCTCACCACGCTCGATCGCTTTCAAACTTTGATTTCTAAAAATGCCAATCAAAATGTTGATTTGCAAGTAATGCGCGATGGCAAATTGTTGCAAGTGCCAATCTTGCCAGATGGCGAATCAGGCAAAGGACGCATCGGCGTAAGGCTTGACTTCACTGGCAAGCCTCACCGTCGAGCTGTGAATAACCTTGCCGAAGCCTTTGACAATGCTACTCAAAGTTTTGAGCGTTTAGTAGTGATGACTGTCCAAGGGCTAAAACAACTGGCTACCAATTTTCAGAATACGGCTTCTCAGTTATCTGGCCCCGTTGCGATCGTGGCGATGGGTTCTGAGCTAGTTAAGTCTGATGCCTCAGCATTATTTGATTTCACTGCAATTATTAGTATTAACCTCGCAATTATTAATATCTTGCCTTTGCCAGCTCTTGATGGTGGTCAATTAGTATTTTTGCTAATTGAAGCTTTACGCGGCGGCAAGCCATTACCTGAAGAATTACAAAATAATGTCATGCAAGGCGGATTAGTAATTCTGCTAGGTTTAGGCGTAGTGATGATTTTCAAAGACTCATTTAACTTACTTCAACAAAGTGGGTTAAGTCCTCTATAG
- a CDS encoding E3 ubiquitin ligase family protein gives MAIFGGILIVIGIILFFVQKNYSTKLQSIRLATASTVADLQRIASEIAGEIGSGNLREYVKVRGIIRSDRPLISELKQEPCVHYTMRVVREYEEEHTTRDSENKTHTETRRGSETVSSNSQAIPFTLRDNSGELVVNPDGGNIDTVQVLNEFRQENSSGSSISFGGFNLSLGAGMGGRRTIGYRYTESILPCDREVLVIGTAADEGGQVTLRKPIQSDKKFIISLKSEEELAKSTANAAKWYLYGMVACLVIGAILLILGLILKK, from the coding sequence ATGGCAATTTTTGGTGGCATCCTGATCGTAATCGGTATCATTCTGTTTTTTGTCCAAAAGAATTACAGTACGAAACTACAAAGTATTAGGCTAGCAACAGCCTCGACAGTTGCGGATTTGCAACGTATTGCTAGTGAAATTGCGGGAGAGATTGGCAGTGGAAATTTACGAGAATATGTGAAGGTGCGCGGTATTATTCGTAGCGATCGCCCTTTAATTTCAGAGCTTAAACAAGAACCCTGTGTGCATTACACCATGAGAGTCGTCAGGGAATATGAGGAGGAGCATACAACTCGCGATAGTGAAAATAAAACCCACACTGAAACTCGTCGGGGTTCAGAAACCGTGTCAAGTAATAGTCAAGCGATTCCATTTACTTTGCGAGATAATTCTGGCGAACTTGTGGTTAATCCTGATGGTGGCAATATTGATACTGTGCAAGTATTAAATGAGTTTCGACAAGAGAATTCAAGCGGTTCTTCAATATCTTTTGGCGGGTTTAATTTATCACTCGGTGCGGGTATGGGTGGTAGACGCACGATAGGTTATCGTTATACGGAGTCGATCTTGCCCTGCGATCGCGAAGTGTTAGTCATTGGGACAGCGGCAGATGAGGGTGGTCAAGTCACTCTCCGCAAGCCGATCCAATCTGACAAAAAGTTTATTATTTCTCTCAAAAGTGAAGAGGAACTTGCCAAGTCTACGGCAAATGCTGCCAAATGGTATTTGTATGGCATGGTTGCTTGCTTAGTGATCGGGGCAATTTTATTGATTTTGGGATTAATTTTAAAAAAATAA
- a CDS encoding zinc-dependent metalloprotease: MQGQTELQPFDDLIKDHQKLAGLFTLYRHQETGKVFAEIKPEQINRNFLAVMTLESGLGERGLYRGVPLRDLMFTLRRLNNNLQFVVPNTNFRAQLGDPQERSLSQSFSDSVLISLPIRSIHPKNKSFLVDLDPLILSDVLPNLSKTLAAQLGAPFTADPSKSYISNAEAFPQNVELESVFSFMGAGIPNSQFSPDLSTLSDSSAFTLKVRYSLSQLPTQNGYRPRFADERVGYFVTAYQDFSKNSGKTPFVRYINRWHLEKQNPHDLFSPPKQPITFWIENTVPLEYRSAVREGALMWNRAFEKIGFKDAIAVKQMPDRADWNPADVRYNTIRWFNSIDGFFAMGPSRTNPLTGQILDADIIIDSNLIRSIKQNYGSVAQQNSWQNLSFLSRLTGNPNLCSYGMDARRMRYDKQAIALLRKQPISNNFNRNLFMSSANDLCYGMEAVEQFQLGAMSLSLSENVLPSSDRMKDYVNQFVREVTAHEVGHTLGLRHNFHGSAMLSPTELNNTAITSKRGLVSSVMDYNGVNLAPQGTKQGDFFTSKVGAYDEWAIAYGYTPINAIIPAGELKELEKIAKLAPQPDLAYAPDEDASSGLDPMTQTHDLSNDSVTYAQWQFDNSRVMWNRIEKRYPGKGESFNDTKIAFNQVFGHYASNLFTLVSYVGGQSFNRYRSGDAIGRLPFEPIPVAKQREAIAMIQKNLFAADALNFSPDLLNKLAPSRWYHWGASPDFSSLDYPIHERILSLQTFVLSDLLSSERLQRLRDTELKTTVGQALTLPELFDTLLQGIWTEVLQPTNDLTQVSSLRRSLQRQHMNLLVNLALRNRLSLDKIDNFLDFVVGIQTSNPPEDARTLAWYQLRQLRDRLASVLRDRGDKLDIYTKAHLEEASDRIAKAIDAKLQSQ, from the coding sequence ATGCAAGGGCAAACCGAACTACAACCATTTGACGATTTAATCAAAGATCATCAAAAACTAGCGGGTTTATTTACGCTTTATCGTCATCAAGAGACAGGTAAGGTTTTTGCCGAAATTAAACCCGAACAAATTAATCGCAACTTTTTGGCGGTGATGACCCTCGAATCTGGTTTAGGTGAGCGAGGCCTCTATCGTGGCGTTCCTCTCCGTGACTTAATGTTCACCCTTCGCCGCTTAAACAATAATTTGCAATTTGTGGTTCCCAACACCAACTTTCGCGCTCAGCTAGGCGATCCCCAAGAGCGATCGCTTAGTCAGTCCTTTAGTGACTCGGTTTTGATATCACTACCAATTCGGAGCATTCATCCTAAGAACAAATCTTTTTTAGTTGATTTAGATCCTTTAATCTTGAGTGATGTTTTACCAAATTTGAGTAAAACCTTAGCCGCACAGCTTGGCGCTCCCTTCACCGCCGACCCCAGCAAATCTTATATCAGTAATGCGGAAGCATTTCCTCAAAATGTTGAATTGGAATCGGTATTTAGCTTCATGGGAGCAGGAATACCAAACTCACAGTTTAGTCCTGACCTCAGTACCTTGTCTGATAGCAGCGCTTTTACGCTCAAAGTCCGTTATAGCCTATCTCAACTCCCGACCCAAAATGGCTATCGCCCTCGATTTGCTGATGAGCGAGTTGGCTATTTTGTCACAGCCTATCAAGACTTTTCTAAAAATTCTGGCAAAACTCCATTTGTCCGCTATATCAACCGTTGGCATTTAGAAAAGCAAAATCCCCATGATTTATTTTCTCCACCCAAACAACCGATCACCTTTTGGATTGAGAATACAGTCCCTTTAGAATATCGCAGTGCTGTGCGTGAAGGCGCGTTAATGTGGAATCGTGCCTTTGAGAAGATTGGGTTTAAAGATGCGATCGCAGTGAAACAAATGCCCGATCGAGCTGATTGGAACCCAGCCGATGTTCGCTATAACACGATTCGTTGGTTTAACTCGATTGATGGTTTCTTTGCGATGGGCCCATCTCGAACTAATCCCTTAACAGGGCAGATTCTTGATGCTGATATCATCATCGATAGTAATTTGATTCGGTCGATCAAGCAGAATTATGGAAGTGTTGCTCAACAAAATAGTTGGCAAAATTTGTCTTTTTTATCGCGGTTGACAGGTAATCCGAATCTATGCAGCTATGGCATGGATGCAAGGCGGATGCGCTATGACAAACAGGCGATCGCATTGCTCAGAAAACAACCGATTAGCAATAATTTCAATAGAAACTTGTTTATGTCTAGTGCTAATGATTTGTGCTATGGCATGGAAGCAGTGGAACAATTTCAGTTAGGTGCAATGTCTCTCTCTCTCTCTGAGAATGTGTTGCCCAGTAGTGATCGCATGAAGGACTATGTTAATCAATTCGTGCGTGAAGTCACAGCCCATGAAGTTGGACATACCTTGGGTTTGCGGCATAACTTTCATGGTAGTGCGATGCTCTCACCTACGGAGTTGAATAATACAGCAATTACCAGTAAACGAGGTTTAGTATCTTCCGTAATGGATTATAACGGCGTAAATCTTGCGCCACAGGGGACAAAGCAAGGTGATTTCTTCACAAGTAAAGTTGGTGCATATGATGAATGGGCGATCGCCTATGGATATACCCCAATAAATGCGATTATTCCTGCGGGAGAACTCAAAGAGCTAGAAAAAATTGCTAAACTTGCACCGCAGCCAGATCTAGCCTATGCCCCCGATGAAGATGCATCGTCTGGACTTGATCCCATGACTCAAACCCATGACTTGAGCAATGATTCCGTTACTTATGCGCAGTGGCAGTTTGATAATTCTCGTGTCATGTGGAATCGCATTGAGAAGCGCTATCCAGGCAAAGGAGAAAGTTTTAATGACACCAAAATTGCCTTCAATCAAGTCTTTGGCCATTATGCTTCTAATTTGTTTACCCTAGTTTCCTACGTTGGTGGACAATCTTTTAATCGTTATCGTTCTGGTGATGCGATCGGCCGATTACCGTTTGAGCCAATCCCTGTCGCGAAGCAACGTGAAGCGATCGCTATGATTCAAAAAAATCTATTTGCGGCTGATGCTCTAAATTTTTCTCCAGATCTGCTGAATAAACTAGCTCCATCCCGTTGGTATCACTGGGGTGCTTCACCTGATTTCTCTTCTCTGGACTATCCAATTCACGAGCGCATTTTATCATTACAAACCTTTGTCCTGAGTGATTTACTATCTTCAGAGCGCTTGCAAAGGCTGCGGGATACCGAATTGAAAACTACTGTTGGTCAAGCCCTGACATTACCAGAACTGTTTGATACTTTACTGCAAGGTATTTGGACAGAAGTTCTGCAACCAACTAATGACTTAACTCAAGTTTCTAGTCTGCGCCGTTCACTTCAGCGTCAACATATGAATCTATTAGTTAATTTGGCTCTCCGCAATCGTCTCTCCTTAGACAAAATCGATAACTTCCTTGATTTTGTAGTTGGAATCCAAACCAGCAATCCGCCCGAAGATGCCAGAACCCTTGCATGGTATCAACTGCGCCAACTGCGCGATCGCCTTGCGAGTGTATTGCGCGATCGAGGCGACAAGCTTGATATCTATACTAAAGCCCATCTTGAAGAGGCAAGCGATCGCATTGCCAAAGCGATCGATGCTAAGTTGCAGTCTCAGTAG
- a CDS encoding metal ABC transporter ATP-binding protein, with amino-acid sequence MLEVQNLSVRYRDVEALSNVSFCLNFGSLVGLIGANGAGKSTLLKAMLDLIPAQKGQVFYKERPLKQQRQKIAYLPQRSQIDWDYPVTVWNVVMMSRTLHSGWFGKISRQSKEIAREVLERVELYDLRDRPIKQLSGGQQQRVFLARALAQQADILLLDEPMNAVDKKTEALMWNIFNELKQEGKTLLISCHEWGDSLDRYDQLLLLNRHLVASGTPRQVLTPANIQAAYGASVEQIDHSDRAGEELLFC; translated from the coding sequence ATGCTTGAAGTGCAAAACCTGTCAGTGCGATATCGAGATGTTGAGGCTTTGTCGAATGTTTCTTTTTGTCTCAACTTTGGATCGCTAGTGGGACTCATTGGAGCCAATGGTGCAGGCAAAAGCACGTTGCTGAAAGCAATGCTCGATCTGATTCCTGCTCAAAAAGGTCAAGTTTTTTATAAAGAAAGACCACTGAAGCAGCAACGTCAAAAAATTGCTTATCTTCCTCAGCGATCGCAGATTGATTGGGACTACCCTGTGACCGTCTGGAATGTGGTGATGATGTCGCGCACTTTGCATAGTGGCTGGTTCGGGAAAATCAGCCGTCAATCAAAGGAAATTGCGCGTGAAGTATTGGAGCGTGTTGAACTTTATGACTTACGCGATCGCCCTATTAAGCAGCTTTCAGGTGGACAACAGCAGCGTGTGTTTTTAGCGAGAGCTTTAGCGCAACAGGCAGATATTTTGTTGTTGGATGAGCCAATGAACGCAGTGGATAAAAAGACTGAGGCGTTAATGTGGAATATCTTTAATGAGCTAAAGCAGGAGGGTAAGACCCTACTGATTAGTTGCCATGAATGGGGTGATAGTCTTGATCGTTATGATCAGTTATTGCTACTTAATCGTCATTTAGTGGCAAGTGGTACACCTCGCCAAGTACTGACTCCTGCAAATATCCAAGCTGCTTATGGAGCATCGGTTGAGCAAATCGATCATAGCGATCGCGCTGGAGAAGAATTATTATTTTGTTGA
- the typA gene encoding translational GTPase TypA, producing the protein MSLPIRNVAIIAHVDHGKTTLVDALLRQSGAFREGEALVECVMDSNDLERERGITILSKNTAVKYKDTLINIVDTPGHADFGGEVERVLGMVEGCLLIVDANEGPMPQTRFVLKKALEKGLRPMVVINKIDREFADPHVAVSKVLDLFLELGADDDQCDFPYLFASGMGGFAKEKLEDEGVDMKPLFEAILHHFSPPVGDPEKPLQLQVTTLDYSEYLGRIVIGKIHNGTITSGQQAALISEDGSIVKGKITKLLGFDGLKRVEMQSSSAGNIVAVSGFATANIGETITCPNEPSALPMIKVDEPTLQMTFCVNDSPFVGQEGKLVTTRQVRDRLMRELETNVALRVQENPEFPDRFAVAGRGELHLGILIETMRREGYEFQVTQPQVIYRELNGKQCEPYECLVLDVPEDAVGGCIERLGQRRAEMVDMQMSSSGRSQLEFVVPARGLIGFRGDFMRATRGAGIMNHSFLDYRPSAGEISARRNGVLISFEEGVATEFSLKNAEDRGVFFIKPGTKVYKGMIIGENNRPQDMELNVCKSKQLTNMRAAGADDIVQLQAPIEMSLERALEYIGPDEILEVTPESIRLRKLTKKFAKR; encoded by the coding sequence ATGTCTCTCCCTATACGCAATGTCGCCATCATCGCCCACGTCGATCACGGCAAAACCACTCTAGTAGACGCACTCCTCAGACAGTCAGGCGCTTTTCGTGAAGGTGAAGCCCTTGTCGAATGTGTGATGGACTCCAACGACTTAGAGCGTGAGCGCGGCATTACTATCCTTTCAAAAAATACTGCCGTTAAATACAAAGACACTCTAATCAACATCGTTGATACCCCTGGACACGCCGACTTTGGTGGCGAAGTTGAGCGTGTACTTGGCATGGTCGAAGGCTGCCTACTGATCGTTGATGCTAACGAAGGGCCCATGCCCCAAACTCGCTTTGTACTAAAAAAAGCGCTAGAAAAGGGCTTGCGTCCAATGGTCGTAATCAACAAGATCGATCGCGAATTTGCAGATCCCCATGTTGCTGTCAGTAAAGTACTCGATCTTTTCCTCGAACTTGGCGCAGATGATGACCAGTGTGACTTCCCCTACCTATTCGCTTCAGGCATGGGTGGATTTGCCAAAGAAAAACTAGAAGATGAAGGCGTGGATATGAAGCCTCTGTTTGAGGCGATTCTACATCATTTCTCACCACCAGTTGGCGATCCCGAAAAGCCTTTACAGTTGCAAGTTACCACTCTTGACTATTCCGAGTATCTCGGTCGGATTGTGATCGGCAAGATTCACAACGGGACAATTACCTCTGGTCAACAAGCCGCGCTAATCTCTGAAGATGGCTCAATCGTCAAAGGTAAAATCACCAAGCTGTTGGGATTTGATGGTCTCAAACGGGTTGAAATGCAAAGCTCTTCCGCAGGCAACATTGTTGCGGTTTCAGGGTTTGCGACCGCTAACATTGGCGAAACCATTACCTGCCCCAATGAGCCTTCAGCTTTACCTATGATCAAGGTGGACGAACCCACTTTGCAGATGACCTTCTGCGTTAATGACTCGCCATTTGTTGGTCAAGAAGGCAAGCTAGTTACTACTCGTCAAGTACGCGATCGCCTGATGCGCGAACTCGAAACTAACGTAGCCTTGCGCGTTCAAGAAAATCCTGAATTCCCCGATCGCTTTGCCGTAGCAGGACGTGGCGAATTGCACCTCGGCATTTTGATCGAAACCATGCGCCGCGAAGGTTACGAGTTCCAAGTTACCCAACCTCAAGTTATTTACCGTGAACTCAACGGCAAGCAATGCGAACCATACGAATGTCTGGTACTTGACGTTCCAGAAGATGCTGTCGGCGGTTGTATCGAGCGCCTTGGTCAACGTCGCGCTGAAATGGTCGATATGCAAATGTCCAGCAGTGGTCGCTCTCAGCTAGAGTTTGTTGTTCCTGCCCGTGGACTGATCGGCTTTCGTGGTGACTTCATGCGCGCTACTCGTGGCGCAGGCATCATGAACCACAGCTTCCTCGATTACCGTCCTTCGGCTGGAGAAATCAGCGCCCGTCGTAATGGTGTACTAATCTCCTTTGAAGAAGGCGTAGCCACTGAGTTCTCCTTAAAGAACGCTGAAGATCGCGGCGTGTTCTTTATTAAACCTGGAACGAAAGTTTACAAGGGCATGATCATCGGTGAGAACAATCGTCCTCAAGACATGGAGTTGAACGTATGTAAGAGTAAGCAACTTACTAACATGCGTGCAGCTGGTGCTGATGACATCGTTCAGTTGCAAGCACCAATCGAGATGAGTCTGGAACGCGCCTTGGAATACATTGGTCCCGATGAAATCCTTGAGGTCACACCAGAGTCAATTCGTTTACGCAAGCTCACCAAGAAATTTGCAAAGCGCTAA
- a CDS encoding PspA/IM30 family protein: MGLLDRIGMVVKSNVNAMVTAAEDPEKILEQSIIDMQEDLVQLRQAVAQSMAALKRQEQQYNQSASQAQEWEKRAMLALQKGDENLAREALSRKKTHGDSAATLKTGLDQQSGQVDLLKKNLIAIEGKISEAKTKKEMLKARMQSAKAQENLNNMLGKVNTNSAAATFERMEERVLMAEARAGASAELGMDNLESQFAQLEAGSGVDDELAALKAKMMTGSPASQGALPPSDAAKPTVGAAIDAELEALRRQMG, from the coding sequence ATGGGATTACTCGATCGCATTGGTATGGTGGTCAAGTCCAATGTAAATGCAATGGTTACGGCTGCTGAAGATCCAGAAAAAATTCTGGAGCAATCAATCATTGATATGCAAGAAGATTTGGTGCAATTGCGCCAAGCTGTCGCTCAATCAATGGCTGCCCTGAAGCGCCAAGAGCAACAATATAATCAAAGTGCTTCTCAGGCACAAGAATGGGAAAAACGGGCAATGCTAGCTCTCCAAAAAGGAGATGAAAACCTAGCAAGGGAAGCGCTTAGCCGCAAGAAAACCCACGGCGATTCGGCTGCAACCTTAAAAACTGGCTTAGATCAGCAGTCAGGTCAAGTAGATCTGCTCAAGAAAAATCTAATTGCGATCGAAGGCAAGATCTCTGAGGCAAAGACCAAGAAAGAGATGCTCAAAGCCCGTATGCAGTCTGCTAAGGCTCAAGAGAACCTTAACAATATGCTTGGTAAAGTTAATACCAACTCCGCTGCTGCTACTTTTGAGCGGATGGAAGAGCGAGTTCTTATGGCTGAGGCAAGGGCTGGTGCTAGCGCCGAACTTGGCATGGACAATCTCGAATCTCAGTTTGCTCAGTTAGAAGCTGGTAGTGGGGTTGATGATGAATTAGCCGCACTCAAAGCGAAAATGATGACTGGTAGCCCCGCATCTCAGGGCGCTTTGCCTCCATCGGATGCAGCTAAGCCAACCGTCGGTGCTGCGATCGATGCTGAGCTAGAAGCCTTGCGTCGTCAAATGGGTTAA